In a single window of the Topomyia yanbarensis strain Yona2022 unplaced genomic scaffold, ASM3024719v1 HiC_scaffold_621, whole genome shotgun sequence genome:
- the LOC131696038 gene encoding protein ultraspiracle-like → MLFLITHSSFLTTPGFDATLVGHLGPLSPQDMKPDLKPDISLLNGSVGPFSPGNNCGPASPGTFNQQVAAVLQQQQNVNSQSSLNSPQQQMQNSAGGGGGGGGVSGGGGVGSGQHYPPNHPLSGSKHLCSICGDRASGKHYGVYSCEGCKGFFKRTVRKDLSYACREDKNCTIDKRQRNRCQYCRYQKCLACGMKREAVQEERQRSSKFSIKVKNEEINSTSSVRDVTIERIHEAELLSEQKSGDNAIPYLRVGSNSMIPPEFKVSLVCCV, encoded by the exons ATGCTATTTCTAATCACACATTCCTCTTTTCTCACCACCCCAGGTTTCGATGCCACCCTCGTCGGTCACTTGGGACCACTGTCCCCGCAGGACATGAAGCCGGATCTCAAACCGGACATCTCGTTGCTAAACGGAAGTGTGGGCCCATTCTCACCCGGTAACAACTGTGGCCCGGCTAGCCCCGGCACCTTCAACCAGCAGGTCGCAGCAGTTCTCCAGCAGCAGCAAAATGTCAACAGTCAAAGCAGTCTCAACAGTCCGCAACAGCAGATGCAAAATTCTGccggcggtggtggtggtggcggtGGTGTTAGTGGCGGAGGAGGTGTTGGATCCGGGCAGCACTATCCACCAAATCACCCGCTTAGTGGTTCGAAGCATCTTTGCTCGATCTGCGGCGATCGGGCCAGTGGAAAGCACTACGGTGTCTATAG CTGTGAGGGATGCAAAGGATTTTTCAAACGGACGGTGCGGAAGGATCTGTCCTACGCCTGCCGGGAGGACAAGAACTGCACGATAGACAAACGCCAAAGAAACCGCTGCCAGTACTGTCGCTATCAGAAGTGTCTCGCCTGCGGTATGAAACGGGAAGCCGTCCAGGAGGAGCGGCAACGGAGTTCCAAGTTCTCCATAAAGGTAAAG aatGAGGAAATCAATTCTACCAGTTCGGTGCGTGATGTTACGATCGAGCGAATCCATGAGGCTGAACTGCTGAGCGAACAGAAGAGTGGTGATAATGCGATTCCGTATCTTCGAGTCGGGTCCAATTCGATGATTCCGCCGGAATTCAAGGTGAGCTTGGTTTGCTGTGT
- the LOC131696039 gene encoding uncharacterized protein LOC131696039: MSKFIANALKQNFHSKYNIVDSFKFAEYINTIKLPKDYVLVSFDVVSLFTNIPKDLVIHDIIMNWPDIKTTTNINLDLFIDIVEFCLNNSYLEFRDKFYLQTFGTAMGSPLSPILADLVMENLLNTVIRRLPFEIPVLRKYVDDLLLALPKNQVQYTLDTFNDYNEHIQFTIEEELNNTLPFLDTLIIRSNDQTISTQWYAKPIASGRLLKFHSLHPTSIKVNVATNFIKRVVMLSTNKPINQLKHIIFQHLRQNDYPSSLINRLINRNISKFSIQHHDSMSQHSSPPNSLRHNSAQNFNNQPSTPVPVEEPTSENTTSPCTTSIPSSITYRSIAFIPVLSKIITSTLRPDFPTLKFAYRSIKTTKCLLKQIKDPVPPQLQSNVIYSIPCYECPMTYIGMTRNQLKTRLSGHRSNINKYTNLIDLPPQYQKEEIAQLSEKTALMQHIISHEHSFDLANTKIIDRTLRTSALPLLEMCHIASTPNTVNHRTDVQGLNTTYAGILHATKSISCSSRNRRKSFSTNTDTVPSKAP; encoded by the coding sequence ATGTCAAAATTCATCGCAAACGCTCTAAAACAGAATTTTCATAGCAAATACAACATAGTGGACAGCTTCAAATTCGCCGAATACATCAACACGATAAAGCTCCCTAAAGACTATGTACTAGTATCGTTTGACGTAGTATCTCTGTTTACCAATATACCGAAAGATCTTGTCATCCACGATATCATTATGAACTGGCCTGATATCAAAACAACAACCAATATCAATTTAGATCTGTTTATAGACATCGTAGAATTTTGCTTAAACAACAGCTACCTTGAGTTCCGAGACAAATTCTATCTGCAAACATTTGGAACGGCAATGGGTAGCCCTTTGTCGCCAATACTAGCCGATCTGGTAATGGAAAACCTCCTAAACACAGTGATAAGGCGTCTTCCTTTTGAAATTCCAGTATTACGGAAGTATGTTGACGATTTACTCTTGGCACTGCCTAAAAATCAAGTACAGTATACATTGGACACTTTCAACGACTACAATGAGCACATACAATTCACAATAGAAGAGGAATTAAACAACACCTTGCCATTTCTCGACACATTAATCATACGCAGCAACGATCAAACTATATCCACGCAATGGTATGCCAAGCCAATTGCCTCAGGCAGACTTCTAAAGTTTCACTCGCTACACCCAACATCTATCAAAGTCAACGTAGCAACCAACTTTATTAAACGAGTGGTGATGCTATCTACCAACAAACCAATCAATCAACTAAAACACATCATCTTCCAACATCTGCGGCAAAATGATTATCCATCTTCGCTGATCAACCGACTCATCAACAGAAACATTAGCAAATTCTCCATTCAGCACCATGATTCTATGTCCCAACACAGCTCACCACCTAACAGCCTGAGGCATAACTCAGCTCAAAACTTCAATAACCAGCCTTCTACACCTGTTCCAGTTGAAGAACCAACATCGGAAAACACAACATCACCATGCACCACCAGCATTCCATCTTCAATAACGTACAGATCGATTGCTTTCATCCCAGTCCTAAGCAAAATTATAACATCAACTCTCCGGCCAGATTTTCCAACATTGAAATTCGCGTACAGATCAATCAAAACAACCAAGTGCCTACTCAAACAGATCAAAGATCCAGTACCCCCACAACTGCAATCCAACGTTATTTACAGTATCCCCTGCTATGAATGTCCAATGACATATATTGGTATGACCAGAAACCAGCTAAAAACGAGACTCAGCGGACACCGATCgaatataaacaaatatacCAATCTAATTGACCTCCCACCCCAATACCAAAAAGAAGAAATAGCCCAGTTAAGCGAAAAAACAGCACTCATGCAACACATCATCAGTCATGAGCACAGCTTTGATCTGGCGAACACGAAGATCATCGATCGCACACTCCGGACTTCGGCATTACCACTGCTAGAGATGTGTCACATTGCAAGCACACCTAACACAGTCAACCACCGCACCGATGTACAGGGCCTCAACACAACCTACGCTGGTATTTTGCACGCTACCAAATCCATCAGTTGTAGTAGCAGAAACAGACGAAAAAGTTTCTCTACTAACACTGATACTGTTCCATCAAAAGCTCcgtaa